A genomic segment from Polyangium mundeleinium encodes:
- a CDS encoding PAS domain-containing protein: protein MSLVPRASDVRPQAEGELRGILDMLPGLVWSASADGSIELLSRRWRDYTGKDEAELLGWAWPATDLIHPDDLATVVETWAALRAAGKEGRMEARLRRADGAYRWFQIQAGPVRDDHGEVVRWWGLNSDIDDEKQAQVRAVDEQRLLEMIARGEAISAILEGVVRLVESASSGQRASILLLDENTQTLRHVAALTLPRSYTEVIDGSAIGPEAFSCGTAAFRRELVVIADIEADPLGAMFRASALAHGLRACWSMPMLSSDGRVLGAFGIYATEPRTPAKADLELLERCSHITSIAIERSQSEEALRRSEAYRAEAERLSGTGSFGCDLLRRDFSMSDGIGEILGVPIRPRPTIEQILSRIHEGDREWVADLVRQALSDGKTFDYEHRFVMEDGSVKLVRVVGRFRVNAAGHPEIVGAATDITATRRAADELQRAQAALTHVARVTTLGELVASIAHEVNQPLAAIVADANAALNWLAADPPDLGRVRESLTAILGDGERAGQVLYRIRSLLSRAPPRHQPCCLNGVVRDVVPLVSPELTRQGIAVQQALLPDLPPVLGDPVQLQQVVLNLMLNAAEASKDVPPERRRVRISTFVTRRSSGAFVHLAVEDAGVGLDAIDSARLFDAFYTTKENGLGMGLPISRSILERHGGKLWARPNEAFGATFELSIEVPA, encoded by the coding sequence ATGAGCCTTGTTCCGCGTGCCTCAGACGTCCGCCCGCAGGCTGAAGGCGAGCTGCGCGGCATCCTCGACATGCTGCCCGGCCTCGTCTGGAGCGCCAGCGCCGACGGCTCGATTGAGCTCCTGAGCCGAAGGTGGCGCGACTACACCGGCAAGGACGAGGCGGAGCTCCTCGGCTGGGCCTGGCCGGCGACGGACCTGATCCACCCCGACGACCTCGCGACGGTCGTCGAGACCTGGGCCGCGCTGCGCGCCGCTGGCAAGGAGGGGCGCATGGAGGCGCGTCTGCGGCGCGCCGACGGGGCCTATCGGTGGTTCCAGATCCAGGCCGGGCCCGTGCGCGACGACCACGGCGAGGTCGTGCGGTGGTGGGGCCTGAACAGCGACATCGACGACGAGAAGCAGGCCCAGGTGCGGGCGGTCGACGAACAGCGCCTCCTCGAGATGATCGCCCGCGGCGAGGCGATCTCCGCCATCCTCGAAGGCGTCGTCCGCCTCGTGGAGAGCGCTTCGAGCGGCCAGCGCGCCTCGATCCTCTTGCTCGACGAGAACACGCAGACGTTGCGGCATGTCGCCGCGTTGACGCTGCCGCGGAGCTACACCGAGGTCATCGACGGCTCTGCGATCGGGCCCGAGGCGTTTTCGTGTGGCACGGCGGCGTTTCGGCGGGAGCTCGTGGTCATCGCCGACATCGAGGCGGATCCGCTCGGCGCCATGTTTCGCGCGAGCGCGCTCGCCCATGGGCTCCGCGCTTGCTGGTCGATGCCCATGCTCTCGTCCGACGGCAGGGTGCTCGGCGCGTTCGGCATCTACGCCACGGAGCCACGAACGCCGGCGAAGGCCGACCTCGAGCTGCTCGAACGATGCTCCCACATCACGAGCATCGCCATCGAGCGCAGCCAATCGGAAGAGGCGCTGCGGCGCAGCGAGGCCTACCGCGCCGAGGCCGAGCGCCTCAGCGGCACCGGCAGCTTCGGCTGCGACCTCCTGCGCCGCGATTTCAGCATGTCCGACGGCATCGGCGAGATCCTCGGGGTGCCGATCCGTCCCCGGCCCACGATCGAGCAAATCCTGAGCCGCATCCACGAAGGCGACCGCGAGTGGGTCGCGGACCTCGTGCGGCAGGCGCTCTCCGACGGCAAGACCTTCGACTACGAGCACCGCTTCGTGATGGAAGACGGATCGGTGAAGCTCGTCCGCGTCGTCGGCCGATTCCGCGTCAACGCCGCGGGTCACCCCGAGATCGTCGGCGCCGCGACGGACATCACCGCGACGCGGCGCGCCGCCGACGAGCTGCAACGCGCGCAGGCGGCCCTCACGCACGTCGCGCGCGTCACGACCCTCGGCGAGCTCGTGGCGTCCATCGCCCACGAGGTCAACCAGCCGCTCGCGGCGATCGTCGCCGACGCGAACGCCGCGCTGAACTGGCTCGCCGCCGATCCGCCCGACCTCGGCCGGGTGCGCGAGTCGCTCACCGCGATCCTCGGCGACGGCGAGCGCGCCGGCCAGGTGCTCTACAGGATCCGCTCGCTCCTCTCCCGAGCGCCGCCGCGCCATCAGCCGTGTTGCCTCAACGGCGTCGTCCGCGACGTCGTCCCGCTCGTCTCGCCCGAGCTCACGCGGCAGGGCATCGCCGTGCAGCAGGCGTTGCTCCCCGATCTGCCGCCGGTGCTGGGGGATCCGGTGCAACTGCAGCAGGTGGTCCTGAACCTGATGCTCAACGCCGCCGAGGCCTCGAAGGACGTGCCGCCGGAGCGGCGCCGTGTCCGGATCAGCACCTTTGTCACGCGGCGATCGAGCGGGGCCTTCGTGCACCTCGCGGTCGAGGACGCCGGCGTCGGGCTCGACGCCATCGACAGCGCGCGCCTGTTCGACGCGTTTTACACGACCAAGGAGAACGGGCTCGGCATGGGCCTGCCCATCAGCCGCTCCATCCTCGAGCGGCACGGCGGCAAGCTGTGGGCCCGACCGAACGAGGCGTTCGGCGCGACCTTCGAGCTTTCGATCGAGGTGCCCGCGTGA
- a CDS encoding cysteine hydrolase family protein: protein MTTKLYAPESTGLLFIDPYNDFLSEGGKLFPRLKGSIEANNVLEHLRQIVAAARGAGIRLFVVPHHKSEPNDFATWKHPTPYQLGAAKLQVFQKGSWGAEWHPDFAPKEGDVLIKEHWAQNGFANTDLDHQLKQHGIGRVILIGMVANTCVESTGRYAMELGYHVTLVTDATAAFEPEMLHAAHVFNAPTFAHAIVTTAELLAAL, encoded by the coding sequence GTGACCACGAAGCTTTACGCGCCGGAATCGACGGGGCTCCTGTTCATCGATCCTTACAACGACTTCCTGAGCGAAGGCGGGAAGCTCTTTCCGCGCTTGAAGGGCTCGATCGAGGCGAACAACGTCCTCGAACACCTTCGCCAGATCGTCGCCGCCGCGCGGGGCGCCGGCATTCGCCTGTTCGTGGTCCCCCACCACAAGTCCGAGCCGAACGACTTCGCGACCTGGAAGCATCCGACCCCGTATCAGCTCGGGGCGGCCAAGCTGCAGGTCTTCCAGAAGGGGTCCTGGGGCGCGGAGTGGCACCCGGATTTCGCGCCCAAGGAAGGCGACGTCCTCATCAAGGAGCACTGGGCGCAGAACGGGTTCGCCAACACCGACCTCGACCATCAGCTCAAGCAGCACGGGATTGGGCGGGTCATCCTCATCGGCATGGTGGCGAATACGTGCGTCGAATCCACGGGGCGGTACGCGATGGAGCTTGGTTATCACGTCACGCTGGTGACGGATGCCACGGCCGCCTTCGAGCCCGAAATGCTGCACGCGGCCCACGTGTTCAATGCGCCGACGTTCGCCCACGCGATCGTGACCACGGCGGAGCTCCTCGCCGCGCTTTAG
- a CDS encoding serine/threonine-protein kinase, which yields MQTLPVMHDADTEPLDDAVTRRAQARIGTVLRAKWRIDRVLGIGGMAAVYEGTHRNGKRGAIKMLHLELSVDPEARARFLREGYVANNVGHSGAVSVLDDDVAEDGSVFVVMELLEGKTVDALAEQRPTGRLGITESLRLADQLLDTLAAAHDKGIVHRDLKPENLFLTKDGALKVLDFGLARMREMQSNAKMTKTGNAMGTPAFMPPEQALGEWNRVDARSDLWAVGASLFTLMTGRLVHDAPTLNQLLLKAMTQAPAPIRTVLPGLPADVAEVVDKSLSFDMNARFQDARSMQVGVRKALAWLDKHGEPQNLVPVASRGTTNPGAVDSQMITLKRDPTAPTPAPARTSRLAMIALALGTLALGGVAAFFVFGGSSEETPGPVSAASSSAGSARVEAPAPSAPPSVAPIAPIEPARMVTEDAGAPPPVPSVTASAVKKGPSVKSGADFGEWGK from the coding sequence ATGCAGACCTTGCCGGTGATGCACGATGCGGACACCGAGCCGCTCGACGACGCGGTGACGCGCCGCGCGCAGGCGCGCATCGGCACGGTGCTGCGAGCCAAGTGGCGCATCGATCGCGTGCTCGGGATCGGCGGCATGGCCGCGGTCTACGAGGGCACCCACCGCAACGGCAAGCGCGGCGCCATCAAGATGCTCCACCTCGAGCTCTCGGTGGATCCCGAGGCGCGCGCGCGCTTCCTCCGGGAAGGCTACGTCGCGAACAACGTGGGCCATTCGGGCGCCGTGAGCGTGCTCGACGACGACGTGGCCGAAGACGGCTCGGTCTTCGTCGTGATGGAGCTGCTCGAAGGCAAGACCGTCGACGCGCTCGCGGAGCAGAGGCCCACGGGGCGCCTCGGGATCACCGAGTCGCTTCGCCTCGCCGATCAGCTCCTCGACACGCTCGCCGCCGCGCACGACAAGGGGATCGTGCACCGCGATCTGAAGCCCGAGAACCTGTTTTTGACGAAGGACGGCGCGCTGAAGGTGCTCGACTTCGGGCTCGCGCGGATGCGCGAGATGCAGTCCAACGCGAAGATGACGAAGACGGGCAACGCCATGGGCACGCCCGCGTTCATGCCGCCGGAGCAAGCCCTCGGCGAGTGGAACCGCGTCGACGCGCGCTCGGATCTGTGGGCCGTGGGCGCGTCGTTGTTCACGCTGATGACGGGCCGCCTCGTGCACGACGCGCCCACGCTGAACCAGCTCCTGCTCAAGGCGATGACGCAGGCGCCCGCGCCGATCCGCACGGTCCTGCCGGGGTTGCCCGCGGACGTGGCGGAGGTCGTCGACAAGTCGCTCTCCTTCGACATGAACGCGCGCTTTCAGGACGCGCGCAGCATGCAGGTCGGCGTGCGCAAGGCGCTCGCGTGGCTCGACAAGCACGGCGAGCCGCAGAACCTCGTGCCCGTCGCGTCGCGCGGCACGACGAACCCCGGCGCGGTCGACAGCCAGATGATCACGCTGAAGCGGGATCCCACGGCGCCGACCCCCGCGCCCGCGCGTACCTCGCGCCTGGCCATGATCGCGCTCGCGCTCGGCACGCTCGCGCTCGGCGGCGTGGCCGCATTCTTCGTGTTCGGAGGTTCGTCCGAGGAGACGCCGGGGCCTGTGTCGGCAGCGTCGTCGAGCGCAGGCAGCGCGCGCGTGGAGGCGCCGGCGCCGAGCGCGCCGCCGTCGGTGGCGCCGATCGCGCCGATCGAGCCGGCGCGCATGGTGACCGAGGACGCGGGCGCGCCGCCGCCCGTCCCGTCGGTCACGGCGAGCGCCGTCAAGAAGGGGCCGAGCGTCAAGAGCGGGGCGGATTTCGGCGAGTGGGGGAAATGA
- a CDS encoding alpha/beta fold hydrolase: MATITVQDGTQIYYKDWGAGRPVVFSHGWPLSADAWEDQMVFLAARGYRCIAHDRRGHGRSSQPYGGNEMDTYADDLAELLNHLDLREATLVGHSTGGGEVTRYLGRHGSARVAKLVLVGAVPPLMLKTEANPGGLPIEVFNGIRAAVTADRSQFFKDLPTPFYGANRPGGRLSEGLRDSFWRQGMQAGLKNALDCIKAFSETDFTEDLKKIDVPTLFLHGDDDQIVPFGASAQAAAKLVKGSELRVYAGGDHGLPSTHKDRINADLLAFIGGK; encoded by the coding sequence ATGGCCACGATCACGGTCCAGGATGGGACGCAGATTTACTACAAGGACTGGGGCGCCGGCCGGCCGGTGGTCTTCAGCCACGGCTGGCCGCTGAGCGCCGATGCGTGGGAGGACCAGATGGTCTTCCTCGCGGCGCGCGGATACCGATGCATCGCCCACGATCGCCGCGGACACGGCCGCTCGAGCCAGCCTTATGGCGGCAACGAGATGGACACGTACGCCGATGATCTCGCGGAGCTCTTGAATCACCTCGACCTGCGCGAGGCCACGCTCGTCGGCCATTCGACGGGCGGCGGCGAGGTCACGCGGTACCTCGGCCGGCACGGCAGCGCGCGGGTCGCGAAGCTCGTCCTCGTCGGCGCCGTGCCGCCGCTGATGCTGAAGACCGAGGCGAACCCGGGCGGCCTGCCGATCGAGGTCTTCAATGGCATCCGCGCGGCCGTGACGGCGGATCGCTCGCAGTTCTTCAAGGACCTGCCGACGCCGTTTTACGGCGCGAACCGCCCGGGCGGCCGGCTCTCGGAGGGCCTGCGCGACAGCTTCTGGCGGCAGGGGATGCAGGCGGGGCTCAAGAACGCGCTCGATTGCATCAAGGCGTTCTCCGAGACCGACTTCACCGAGGATCTGAAGAAGATCGACGTGCCGACGTTGTTCCTCCACGGCGACGACGACCAGATCGTGCCGTTCGGCGCGAGCGCGCAGGCGGCGGCGAAGCTGGTCAAGGGATCGGAGCTTCGGGTGTACGCGGGCGGCGACCACGGCCTGCCGTCGACGCACAAGGATCGCATCAACGCTGACCTCCTCGCCTTCATCGGCGGGAAATGA
- a CDS encoding peptidoglycan-binding protein produces the protein MPIHVVQQGECFSKIAARYGFGDYRVLYDHPDNAELKKKRANPNVLEPGDRIVIPDKDLKVEEGLATGKLHRFRLRRPKKELRLKLEGHDGKPLAGAAYVLEVGGETHEGKTDGDGKLEQKVPVSETTGKLTIAGRVIHLRLGHLNPLDAADGGISGAQGRLSNLGYNPGPADGVLGRRTRTALALFQHDEKLDVTGKLDDTTKKKLEEKHGS, from the coding sequence ATGCCGATCCACGTCGTCCAGCAAGGCGAGTGCTTTTCGAAGATTGCCGCGCGGTATGGCTTTGGTGATTATCGGGTCCTCTACGATCACCCCGACAACGCCGAGCTGAAAAAGAAGCGCGCGAACCCGAACGTGCTCGAGCCCGGCGATCGCATCGTGATCCCGGACAAGGACCTCAAGGTCGAGGAGGGCCTCGCGACGGGCAAGCTCCATCGATTCCGCCTGCGCAGGCCGAAAAAAGAGCTGCGCCTCAAGCTCGAAGGCCACGACGGCAAGCCGCTCGCGGGCGCGGCGTACGTGCTCGAGGTCGGCGGCGAGACGCACGAGGGCAAGACCGACGGCGATGGCAAGCTCGAACAGAAGGTCCCCGTCTCCGAGACCACGGGAAAGCTCACGATCGCGGGGCGCGTGATCCACCTCCGGCTCGGGCACCTGAACCCGCTCGACGCGGCGGACGGGGGCATCTCCGGGGCGCAGGGGCGGCTTTCGAACCTCGGATACAATCCCGGCCCGGCGGACGGCGTGCTCGGCAGGCGCACGCGCACGGCGCTCGCGCTCTTCCAGCACGACGAGAAGCTCGACGTCACGGGCAAGCTCGACGACACGACGAAAAAGAAGCTCGAGGAGAAACACGGCTCCTGA
- a CDS encoding LysR family transcriptional regulator: MSRFFEAEAFVVVVDEGSFTGAAKRLGVTKSYASKLVSRLEDRLGVRLLHRSTRALSLTEPGRTYFERCTEVMRALEEAENVATELQTKLVGKIRITLPTTLGAYHFMQPLAELKARHPGLLLDAVFLDRHVDLLAEGFDLAIRVGDLSETSLVAQRLATAEMVLCAAPAYLERRGAPRAPEDLAAHECLSYAYHALPTSWELASGERQVQIKVSGSLTTNSGQMLVEAACRGLGIIFVPVFHSASHLRDGRLVRVLPGWRRPSPVPIHAVVPAARHVPAKARVVVQFFKDLLRTPPWAGWETPAANQGDRSS, from the coding sequence GTGAGCCGCTTTTTCGAGGCCGAGGCGTTCGTCGTCGTCGTCGACGAGGGCAGCTTCACGGGCGCGGCGAAGCGGCTCGGCGTGACCAAGTCGTATGCGAGCAAGCTCGTTTCACGGCTCGAAGATCGGCTCGGCGTGCGCCTCCTGCATCGGAGCACGCGCGCGCTTTCGCTCACGGAGCCGGGCCGGACGTACTTCGAGCGCTGCACCGAGGTGATGCGCGCGCTCGAAGAGGCGGAGAACGTGGCCACGGAGCTCCAGACGAAGCTCGTCGGGAAGATCCGGATCACGCTGCCGACGACGCTGGGGGCCTACCATTTCATGCAGCCCCTCGCCGAGCTCAAGGCGCGGCATCCGGGGCTCCTGCTGGATGCGGTCTTCCTGGATCGGCACGTGGACCTCCTGGCCGAGGGGTTCGACCTCGCGATTCGCGTCGGCGACCTGTCGGAGACGAGCCTCGTCGCGCAGCGGCTCGCGACCGCCGAGATGGTCCTTTGCGCGGCCCCCGCGTACCTCGAACGACGGGGCGCCCCGCGCGCGCCGGAGGATCTCGCCGCGCACGAATGTCTGAGTTATGCGTACCATGCGCTCCCGACCTCGTGGGAGCTCGCGAGCGGGGAGCGGCAGGTGCAGATCAAGGTCTCCGGCTCGCTCACCACGAACAGCGGGCAAATGCTCGTGGAGGCTGCTTGTCGGGGCCTCGGCATCATTTTCGTGCCCGTGTTCCATTCAGCGAGCCACTTGCGCGACGGCCGGCTCGTCCGGGTCCTGCCGGGGTGGCGGCGCCCTTCGCCCGTCCCGATCCACGCGGTGGTTCCCGCGGCGCGGCACGTGCCGGCCAAAGCGCGCGTGGTCGTGCAGTTCTTCAAGGATCTCCTGCGCACGCCGCCGTGGGCGGGCTGGGAGACGCCCGCGGCGAATCAGGGCGACAGGTCGTCGTAG
- a CDS encoding response regulator transcription factor: protein MSPTAPVVFIVDDDESVRDGLGRLLGSIGLAVEAFPTARAFLDAQRDDIPGCLVLDVRLPDLNGLELQQRLLEADVPRPIVFLTGHGDIPMSVRAMKAGAIEFLTKPFRAEELVRAIREALAQDQVAREEAERFAELRRRYESLSAREREVMAGVVAGRLNKQIAAEFGTREATVKEQRAQVMQKMQASSVAELVRFAEKLAEDPRRSTTPRRL from the coding sequence GTGAGCCCGACGGCGCCCGTGGTCTTCATCGTCGACGACGACGAGTCCGTGCGCGACGGGCTCGGGCGCCTGCTCGGATCGATCGGGCTCGCGGTCGAGGCCTTTCCGACGGCGCGGGCGTTCCTCGACGCCCAGCGGGACGACATCCCCGGTTGCCTCGTGCTCGACGTCCGGCTGCCCGATCTGAATGGGCTGGAGCTCCAGCAGCGGCTGCTCGAAGCCGACGTCCCGCGGCCCATCGTGTTCCTCACGGGGCACGGCGACATCCCCATGTCCGTTCGCGCCATGAAGGCCGGCGCGATCGAGTTCCTGACCAAACCGTTCCGCGCCGAGGAGCTGGTCCGCGCCATTCGCGAGGCGCTCGCGCAGGATCAGGTCGCGCGCGAAGAGGCCGAGCGGTTCGCGGAGCTGCGGCGCCGGTACGAGAGCCTCTCGGCGCGCGAGCGCGAGGTGATGGCGGGGGTCGTCGCGGGACGATTGAACAAGCAGATCGCCGCGGAGTTCGGGACACGCGAGGCGACGGTGAAGGAGCAGCGGGCGCAGGTCATGCAGAAGATGCAGGCCTCTTCGGTCGCCGAGCTCGTGCGATTCGCCGAAAAGCTCGCGGAGGATCCGCGAAGGTCGACGACGCCGCGGCGCCTGTAG
- a CDS encoding MBL fold metallo-hydrolase, with product MKKRSMMAWFVVGLAAAGCSDTPPEGAPPAEVPQAFAACEGQEFTLTAPNPMYVWTPKAIRLVSQKLAPGVFAIYDENVDAHAPKGIPLATSGGFVIGEDSVLLVESMINRQLFCQVVDLVRKETEKPIRYVVNTSSHGDHSFGNTFLPSGVHVVQHERTAQEIAEHFEEDIAFMEANFGADQGLDELEAVPADILVKDGEPWSVDLGGGMTVEARYHGFAQTGGDLFVRVPSAKVLWTGNALVAEKPAVPWLLAGHAAETGMTLADVKASLPADAIVVPGHGRPVSVDGFDFAIDYLGTLVSEIDSAVSSGKTKDEAVMSVTMDSFKGYAIWDWIHTTVNVPNTYDDLSP from the coding sequence ATGAAGAAGCGTTCGATGATGGCATGGTTCGTCGTGGGTCTCGCCGCTGCCGGCTGCAGCGACACGCCTCCGGAGGGCGCGCCGCCCGCCGAGGTGCCCCAGGCCTTCGCGGCTTGTGAGGGGCAAGAATTCACCCTCACGGCGCCCAACCCGATGTACGTCTGGACGCCGAAGGCCATTCGCCTCGTCTCGCAGAAGCTCGCGCCGGGCGTCTTCGCGATCTACGACGAAAACGTGGACGCCCATGCCCCGAAGGGCATCCCCCTCGCGACGAGCGGCGGGTTCGTCATCGGCGAGGATTCGGTGCTCCTCGTCGAGAGCATGATCAACCGGCAGCTCTTTTGCCAGGTCGTGGACCTCGTCCGGAAGGAGACCGAGAAGCCCATTCGATACGTGGTCAACACGAGCAGCCACGGCGATCACAGCTTCGGCAACACGTTCCTCCCGAGCGGCGTGCACGTCGTGCAGCACGAGCGCACGGCCCAGGAGATCGCGGAGCACTTCGAGGAGGACATCGCCTTCATGGAGGCGAACTTCGGCGCGGATCAAGGCCTCGACGAGCTCGAGGCGGTGCCCGCCGACATCCTCGTGAAGGACGGCGAGCCGTGGTCGGTCGATCTGGGCGGCGGCATGACCGTGGAGGCCCGTTACCACGGGTTCGCGCAGACCGGCGGGGATCTCTTCGTGCGTGTCCCGAGCGCGAAGGTCCTCTGGACGGGCAACGCGCTCGTCGCCGAAAAGCCCGCGGTCCCCTGGCTGCTCGCCGGCCACGCGGCCGAGACGGGGATGACGCTCGCCGACGTGAAGGCCTCGCTCCCCGCCGACGCCATCGTCGTGCCGGGGCATGGAAGGCCGGTGTCCGTCGACGGCTTCGATTTCGCGATCGATTACCTCGGGACCCTCGTCAGCGAGATCGACTCCGCTGTCTCCAGCGGCAAAACCAAGGACGAGGCCGTCATGTCCGTCACGATGGATTCGTTCAAGGGATACGCGATCTGGGACTGGATCCATACGACCGTGAACGTCCCCAACACCTACGACGACCTGTCGCCCTGA
- a CDS encoding alpha/beta hydrolase, which yields MKEETFEGKGGLKIFMRSWRPETTPRAVVLLVHGFKAHSGLYLWTAEQLVAQGFAVYALDHRGHGRSEGERLYTEKFSDYVDDLHTFVTLAKAREPGLSVFLLGHSAGGVISSIYTLEHGEEIAGFICESFAHEVPAPDFALAILKGLSHIVPHAHVLKLNDDDFSRDAAFVEQMKTDPLIPREGYPTQTVAEMVRADERLKREFPQITRPLLILHGTLDKVTLPHGSQLFHEKAGSTDKTLKLYEGHFHDLLNDVGKEGVFGDIVEWITARIPARS from the coding sequence ATGAAGGAAGAGACGTTCGAGGGCAAAGGTGGGCTGAAGATTTTCATGCGCTCGTGGCGTCCGGAGACGACGCCGCGCGCCGTGGTGTTGCTGGTCCACGGCTTCAAGGCCCACAGCGGCCTGTACCTGTGGACGGCGGAGCAGCTCGTCGCACAAGGGTTCGCCGTGTACGCGCTCGACCACCGCGGGCATGGGCGCTCGGAGGGCGAGCGGCTCTACACCGAGAAGTTCAGCGACTACGTGGACGACCTGCACACGTTCGTGACCCTGGCGAAGGCGCGGGAGCCCGGGCTTTCCGTGTTCCTGCTCGGGCACAGCGCGGGCGGCGTGATCTCGTCCATCTACACGCTCGAACACGGCGAGGAGATCGCGGGCTTCATCTGCGAGAGCTTCGCGCACGAGGTGCCCGCGCCGGACTTCGCGCTGGCGATCCTGAAGGGCCTCAGCCACATCGTGCCGCACGCGCACGTGCTCAAGCTGAACGACGACGACTTCTCACGCGACGCGGCCTTCGTCGAGCAGATGAAGACGGACCCCCTCATTCCGCGCGAGGGCTACCCGACGCAGACCGTGGCCGAAATGGTGCGCGCAGACGAGCGGCTGAAGCGAGAATTCCCGCAGATCACGCGGCCGCTGCTGATCCTGCACGGCACGCTGGACAAGGTGACGTTGCCGCACGGCAGCCAGCTCTTCCACGAGAAGGCCGGGTCGACAGACAAGACGCTCAAGCTGTATGAAGGGCACTTCCACGACCTCTTGAACGATGTCGGCAAGGAAGGCGTGTTCGGCGATATCGTGGAGTGGATCACGGCGCGGATTCCGGCGCGCAGCTGA
- a CDS encoding alpha/beta fold hydrolase, with product MSTNEHTAITAPNQFVESKGRRLAYRSIGTGKPIVLCTRFRGNMDVWDPAFLDALAARGFQVITFDYSGLGLSTGEKDYSPFALAKDANDLIEALDLRGVVISGWSLGGLAAQVVVAMFPERLSHAVLIGTAPPGPNVKPAEQLFYDTAGKPVNSFEDEVILFFEPRSQASREAARRSADRIAQRTENRSVPVPADWAAAVLGDKPKSSLFPADPILQALKATKLPILHVGGDHDIIFPVENWYALNQELPTVQLLTYPRAGHGPQHEHPEATAEHIATFVRSTS from the coding sequence ATGAGCACGAATGAGCACACAGCCATCACCGCGCCGAACCAGTTCGTCGAATCGAAGGGCCGGCGCCTCGCGTACCGATCCATCGGGACCGGCAAGCCGATCGTGCTCTGCACGCGGTTCCGCGGGAACATGGACGTCTGGGACCCGGCGTTCCTCGATGCCCTCGCGGCGCGTGGTTTCCAGGTCATCACGTTCGATTACAGCGGCCTCGGGCTCTCGACCGGCGAAAAGGATTATTCGCCCTTCGCGCTCGCCAAGGACGCGAACGATCTGATCGAGGCGCTCGACCTCAGGGGCGTGGTGATCAGCGGCTGGTCGCTCGGCGGGCTCGCCGCGCAGGTGGTGGTGGCCATGTTCCCCGAGCGCCTGAGCCACGCCGTCCTGATCGGCACCGCGCCGCCTGGCCCGAACGTCAAGCCCGCCGAGCAGCTTTTTTACGATACGGCGGGGAAACCCGTGAACAGCTTCGAAGACGAAGTCATCCTGTTCTTCGAGCCGCGGTCGCAGGCGAGCCGGGAAGCCGCGCGCCGCTCGGCGGATCGTATCGCGCAGCGAACCGAGAATCGCAGCGTCCCCGTCCCCGCCGACTGGGCCGCGGCCGTCCTCGGCGACAAGCCGAAGAGCTCGCTGTTCCCGGCCGATCCCATCCTGCAGGCCTTGAAGGCGACCAAGTTGCCGATCCTGCATGTCGGCGGGGATCACGACATCATCTTCCCGGTCGAGAACTGGTACGCGCTGAACCAGGAGCTGCCGACGGTGCAGCTTTTGACCTACCCGCGCGCCGGCCACGGGCCGCAGCACGAGCATCCGGAAGCCACGGCCGAGCACATCGCGACGTTCGTGCGCAGCACGTCGTGA
- a CDS encoding protoglobin domain-containing protein: MNTPAIPGYTLGTSNVARSPLSDEEFALLKQTVLLGEDDVRSLRLAGEVLDDQIEAVLDVWYGFVGSHPHLVYYFSGADGKPNMDYLGGVRRRFGQWIRDTCAANYDRAWLDYQYEIGLRHTSAKKGKTDGIASAAQSINLRYLIAFIVPITATIKPFLAKKGHSAAEVEAMHTAWFKSITLQITLWSEPYVAPSTF; encoded by the coding sequence ATGAACACCCCCGCGATCCCCGGCTACACCCTCGGCACCTCGAACGTCGCGCGCTCGCCGCTCAGCGACGAGGAGTTCGCCCTGCTCAAGCAGACCGTGCTGCTCGGCGAGGACGACGTGCGTTCTCTGCGTTTGGCGGGCGAGGTGCTCGACGACCAGATCGAGGCCGTGCTCGACGTCTGGTACGGCTTCGTCGGCTCGCACCCGCACCTCGTGTATTATTTCAGTGGCGCCGACGGCAAGCCGAACATGGACTACCTGGGCGGCGTGCGGCGCCGCTTCGGGCAGTGGATCCGCGACACCTGCGCCGCGAACTACGACCGCGCCTGGCTCGACTACCAGTACGAGATCGGCCTGCGCCACACGAGCGCGAAGAAGGGCAAGACCGACGGCATCGCCTCCGCCGCGCAATCGATCAACCTGCGCTACCTGATCGCCTTCATCGTGCCGATCACGGCGACGATCAAGCCCTTCCTCGCGAAGAAAGGGCACAGCGCCGCCGAGGTGGAGGCCATGCACACGGCGTGGTTCAAGTCGATCACGCTGCAGATCACGCTCTGGAGCGAGCCCTACGTCGCACCCTCGACGTTCTGA